In the genome of Girardinichthys multiradiatus isolate DD_20200921_A chromosome 7, DD_fGirMul_XY1, whole genome shotgun sequence, one region contains:
- the mettl21cb gene encoding S-adenosylmethionine-dependent methyltransferase domain-containing protein, with translation MERLSSASQPFLPKHSETRGKDEMNHDEKLQSKEEATDQATTDQEMMTREGLDRRNVWEPSVYYALGKESFYFVGHEINIRESIDSYGALIWPGAIALSQFLENNQHQMNLMDKAVLELGAGTGLLSIVASLLGAWVTATDLPDILSNLSFNLRRNTKGHSRYIPQVAALSWGQGLEQDFPFPSYHYDYVLAADVVYHHDFLEELMSTMLHFCRPGSGTTLLWANKIRFQSDLRFTECFKSSFNTTLLTKVPKENVWIYKATAKE, from the exons ATGGAAAGATTGTCATCAGCCAGCCAACCTTTCCTACCAAAGCATTCAGAAACCAGAGGGAAAGATGAAATGAATCATGATGAGAAACTCCAGAGCAAGGAAGAAGCTACTGATCAGG CTACAACGGACCAAGAAATGATGACGAgagaaggtctggacagaaggAATGTCTGGGAGCCGAGTGTTTACTATGCCCTGGGAAAGGAGTCGTTTTATTTTGTTGGTCACGAAATCAACATCCGGGAGTCTATAGACTCATATGGAGCTCTGATTTGGCCGGGG GCGATAGCTCTGAGTCAGTTcttagagaacaaccagcacCAAATGAATCTGATGGACAAAGCAGTGCTAGAGCTTGGAGCTGGAACTGGCTTACTCTCCATAGTGGCAAGTTTGTTAG GTGCTTGGGTGACGGCTACTGATCTACCTGACATATTGTCTAATCTGTCCTTCAACCTTCGGCGGAATACCAAGGGCCATTCCCGCTACATCCCTCAGGTGGCAGCCCTCTCCTGGGGTCAAGGCCTCGAACAAGACTTCCCCTTCCCATCCTACCACTACGATTATGTCCTTGCAGCTGATGTGGTGTATCACCACGACTTCCTTGAGGAACTAATGAGTACTATGCTTCACTTCTGCAGACCAGGCAGCGGGACAACCCTGCTTTGGGCGAACAAAATTCGATTCCAGTCGGACCTGAGGTTCACAGAGTGCTTTAAGAGCAGTTTTAACACAACACTGCTTACCAAGGTACCAAAGGAGAATGTGTGGATATACAAGGCCACAGCAAAGGAGTGA